In Sphingobacterium sp. R2, the genomic stretch TACCGTAGCCGCTGAGCTTAGCATGCTAAGAAATCGACTTACTAATTTTTCTTCGTTCTCCAAACTTCAGATTCCTTCATCCTTTGTGGGAAATTTACGCCCCTATCAGCAAGAGGGTGTACAATGGTTACATTTTTTGGATGGGCTTAACTTTGGCGGCTGCCTTGCCGATGACATGGGGCTTGGAAAAACAATCCAAATTTTAGCATTCTTGGCCACTCAAAAAGAAAGGGGACAAAGTGCCGCAACTTTACTGGTACTTCCCACCACCTTAATCTTTAACTGGCAGCATGAAATTCAGCAATTTCTTCCGTCTTTTAAAACGCTCGTCTTAGATGGTTCAAATGGCCTACAGAAAGCGCTGCAACCTGAGTCCTATGACCTGATTTTAATTTCTTATCACAACCTGTTGACAGCGATCAATAGGCTGAAAAATTTAAAGTTCAATTATGTGATTTTGGATGAATCGCAACAAATAAAAAATCCAGATTCGCAGCGCTATAAAGCAGTAAACTTACTAAAATCAAGAAATCGTATTATTTTAACAGGAACCCCTATCGAAAATAATACCATGGATCTCTATGCGCAGATTTCCTTTATTGCGCCCGGTTTACTAGGAAGTAAAAAATACTTCAAAGATGTTTACACCACTCCTGTAGATGCCTTCCACAACCGCAAGAGAAAAGAAATGCTGAAAGAAAAAATAAAGCCTTTTATTTTGCGCCGCACAAAGCAGGATGTATTACTTGATCTTCCAGCGAAGAATGAACTGGTTCTTTACTGTGAAATGAAAAGTGCTCAACGGCGAATTTATGATCTTTATGAAAAGGAGTTCCGAGAATTTATCTCGGCCAAGGATGGGGATGAGATCAGAAAAAGCCCTATGCATATATTGAAAGGTTTAACGAGATTGCGTCAGATATGCAATTCTAGCAAACTGCTCCAAAATGAAGAGTTGACATCCACAGAGGACTCTGCCAAAATTGAAGTACTTATGGATCAGATTCTGCATAAAAAAGAACAGCATAAAATGATCGTATTTTCACAATTCGTAACGATGCTCAATCTGATTAAAGAGGCTTTGGATAAACAGGGTATCCGTTCATTGATGCTCACTGGGAAATCCAAAAATCGAGGTCAGCTGGTTAGCGATTTCCAAAACGATAAGGATATACCTGTTTTCCTGGTGAGCCTAAAAGCAGGGGGCACTGGGCTCAATCTTGTGGCTGCCGATGTAGTCTATCTGGTGGATCCTTGGTGGAATCCGGCAGTCGAACAACAAGCCATTGACAGGATTTATCGCATGGGGCAGCAAAAAATGGTCACTGCAGTTCGGTTGATCAGCCCCAATACCGTTGAAGATAAAATTCAAGCCTTACAGCGACACAAAAAGGAAATAAGCAAAAGTATTTTGGATGAAGGCGGGAGTTTGGGCAACTTTTATCTGGATAAAAGCTATTTAATGGATTTGCTGCGATAATTTAAGCTTTCACTTGTTATCTTAAGCTCTTTTATTCATTTATATGGTTTCTTTATCGTATATCACACAGCAACGAACTAACTATTAACGTTATTCAGCATCATTCTACGATCTGTTTCCTATACTTCGAATCAATTATATATTTTATTCCCTTAGCATCTACAAAGACAGGTTTGCCGAGGTATTGTTCGTCGATACGTCGATCGATAGCGACGCGATACCGAGTGGTTGAACTGGACGAACTGTATGTGATATTTCCAACTGATTTTGAGGGGTTACTGATTACTTCCGAACCCTGATATACCTGGTCACTTACCCTACCCTTAAAATGCTTTTTTTCCGTTGAACGTATTGCTTTATTGTGATTTTCTGTATAATCGTCCTCTATTACATCAAGATTCTCCTTGGCGGCGACCTTTGGGTTTATAGGGAAAAATGGATCTAACCAGCGATATACTCCATGAAATTCAGGTACTGACTGATAAAAAGCATGCATCTGTTGCGCTATTACACTATGGACCCCACCTACTCCTATCATCACCAACAGCAAGCAACGTCTAAAAATTATTAATTCGGCTCCTAACATATCTCTTTTTTCTTTCGTCGAAATACGCCCAAATAAAATGCCATCCCCTCCTTAGCACTACATGTTTAACACATTTTTAACTAAAGTAAATTTCAATTTACAGTTCCTACGCTATTACATTCCTACGCTATTACAAAGGCCTTACAGATTCTGGAGTCTGAGTTAACTGATATAAATTTCAGTTATATACTTGAATATGATACGATCGGAGATTGCGTACTTATCAAAGAGAATACGAAGATCATCATACAACGTTTTATTTTTGTCTTGTTCTTTTGGGAAATAGGAAGATGAACGCACTCTTCCCAAAAAAGATCGGAGATCAAAGATCTGTTGGTTTGGCAAAGTAACCTTCTTCATTGCCCGGGGTCCAAAAAAGTGTTTAAGATCGTCATCACTTATATTTTTGTGGCTGACCGGTTGATAACTGGGGATATGACTGCGTAAAAATTGTTCATACTCTTGCTGGAAGGCATCCGCGGGATCGCGCCGGTTCCAGACAATTACCATATGTCCATTTTCAGCTAAAATACGGTCAAACTCTTTTCGACAGGCTTGCTGGTCGAACCAATGGAACGATTGTCCGGCAAAAATAAGATCAACACATCCGGACTCAATGGTTGTATCTTCTGCGGTGGCATTCACTGCAATTAGATTCCTGTAGGTTTTAAAATGGTGCAACATAGATTCACGCATTTCACGATTGGGTTCAACGGCAAAAACGTTATTTCCATTTTCGAGAAAGAGTTGAGTAGAGAGACCGGTGCCGCTGCCAATATCGGCGACTAACCATTGCTTATGTAACCCGATCTGTTCTTTTAGCACCTGAATAATCTCTTTAGGATAATTAGGTCTAAATTTTTCGTAATCAACAACCCGGTCTGTGAATCTATCAATACTATTTCTATCCATACTAAGCATACTATAACTAATCGATGATACCCTCATCCTTAAAACTGTAATATCCGTTATCGGTAAAGATTAAATGATCGGCAACTCTAATATCCATAATTTTAGAGGCTTCGACAATTTTTTGCGTCAGGATTTTGTCAGCATTGCTCGGATACAACGTACCTGAAGGGTGATTGTGAATAAGTATAATGGCGTGAGCTTTGAGGCTGATTGCCGTTCGTAAGATTATCCGGACATCAACTGGCGTAAAATCATTCCCGCCACGGCCAATGAGCTGCTTGTCCAATATTTTATATGCAGTATTCAAATACATTGCCCAAAATTCCTCATGCGGGAGGTCTTGTAATATTGGTTTCATAAGAGTATATACGTAGCGACTGCTAGCCACCTGTTTACGCTCTTCGGCGGGCAGTTCGTTTTTGCGACGAGCGAGCTCCAAGGCGGCAAGAATGGAAATGGCTTTTGCTTCTCCTATGCCTCTATACCTGCTCAGCTCTGCGACATCCATTGTGGAAAGTGTCTGCAGGCTGTTATTGGCATCAGCTAATATACGCCGACACAGTTCTACGGCACTTTCATTTTTAGATCCAGAGCCAATCAAGATCGCTAATAATTCGGCATCTGTAAGTGCCCTACGACCTTGCTTCAAAAGTTTCTCCCTCGGGCGATCAGCCTCAGCCCAATCCCGAATGACTAGTTTGTACGAGTTTGACATTTTTAATTAAGTTATAAAAGGCTAGCGTACATAAATATACAAAAAAAGCTACTTAATATGCTGAGAAATAAACAATGCATCAATTAAAAAAAATTGGCAATGGGGATTTACTTCACATTTCACTCTGAAACGTTATCTTTGTACTTCATAAAAATTTTTGAATATGAGTAAAGCGATCATTAAAACAGAAAAAGGCGACATGACTGTGGAGTTCTACACAGCCGATGCTCCAAATACAGTAGCCAATTTTATCAAACTTGCTAAATCAGGATATTATGATGGATTAGCATTTCACCGTGTGATTCCTGATTTCGTGATCCAGGGCGGTTGTCCAAATTCACGAGAAGGTGCGGCAGGAACACCGGGAACAGGTGGCCCAGGTTATAAAATTGATTGTGAACTGACTGGCGAAAATCAATATCACGATAGAGGTGTATTATCTATGGCACATGCTGGCCGTAATACAGGTGGTTCACAATTTTTCATCTGTCATAGCCGCAACAACACTGCGCACTTAGATCGTAACCATACTTGTTTTGGAAAAGTAATCGAAAACGTAGACATCGTTGACGATATCAGACAGGGTGACCGTATCTTATCAATTGAAGTTATCGAAGATTAATTCTTGGAGATTTAAATATAGTTAAAATGAATTTAAGAGCATTAGTATCCGTAACTGGTAAACCAGGATTGTTCAAATTGGTTGGACAAAATAAAGGAGGTTTTATTTTAGAAACCCTGGATCAGGCAAAAATAAAAACTGTAGTCAGTTTATCTTCGACAAAAATGGCTACTTTGGAAGACATCACAATTTATGGTGAAGAAGAAGAAATTCGATTATTGAATATTTTTGAAACTATCAAAGAGAAAGGGATTGCTTTACCGGATACGAAATCGGATGGCGAAACGTTGAGAAATTTCTTCCGTGAAGTAGCTCCCGGCCATGATGAATCACGTGTTTATTCATCGGATATTAAAAAGGTGATTACTTGGTATAATATTATCAAAGAATTTCCTTTATTTGAAGAAGAAGCTCCTGCTCCTTTAATGTAGTTTTTACCTACGTCAAATAAAAAACGGAGTTGATTATTGATCAACTCCGTTTTTTATTTGACGTACTAATGAAACACGACATCAAGCACTCTCTGTTCAATGCTATTTTGACCAGTGGGACCGTCAGCCCCATGAACCTTTACTTTAATTCACATAATTCTGCAACCGATAAGTTAAACCTTCAGCAATGGATATTGCTTGTTGTTGATCAAATCTAATTTCCATCTTGCGTAAGGGAACACGCATAAGTTCCATGCGTTGGAAGGGATTTCCAATATCAAAGCTATCTGCTTCCTCTTTTTGGGATTCGGGCAGTGCGGATATCGTTTTCCACAAAACGGCAGGTGAGCTATCGTTATTCAGATTCATCAACCTGAGGAGTTCAGCAAAAGGCAAATTCGGAAAGGTAACTTTTTGTTCGATTACTGCAGCATTGATAGGTTTTGAAGAACGAATGTCAGTTGTTGTATTTGATTCTTCGTGTAATTTAACTTCTTTAGGGGTAGAAGACTGACAATTGTAAAAGAGTAGCGATAGGCCAAATAAAGGGAGAGATAGGCCATACTTTATTAGATATTTTTTCATATCTATTTTTGTTTAAATGTATTTTATACAAATTCACCTTATTTGGGGCATATATCACAAAAAAGCTCCAGTAATAATATCTGGAGCTCTTTTTCTTCAATTTGCCATTCGGGCTGATAAGATTATTTAATGTCCCTTTGGTTCGGCGTCTATACGTTTAATATCTGCACCTAATTTCCGTAAGCGCTCTTCGATATCTTGATAGCCGCGTTCAATTTGTTCGATGTTGTGGATCACAGACTTGCCTTTTGCCGATAAGGCTGCAATGAGTAAGGATACTCCGGCGCGGATATCAGGGGAAGTCATTTCAATACCTCTCAGGTGGTGCGATTTGTTCAATCCAATAACAGTGGCGCGGTGCGGATCGCACAAGATAATCTGAGCTCCCATATCAATCAGTTTATCGACGAAGAACAAACGGCTCTCAAACATTTTTTGGTGAATCAATACATTACCTTTAGCCTGCGTTGCCACCACGAGCACTATACTCAATAAATCTGGTGTAAAACCTGGCCAAGGTGCATCCGAGATGGTCAGAATAGATCCATCTATAAATGTATCAATTTCATAAGAGTCTTGTGCAGGAATAAAAATATCGTCACCACGCAGTTCAAACTTGATACCCAAACGCGAAAATACAGATGGGATAACACCAAGTTCTTCAAAACAGACGTCTTTAATAGTGATTTCAGAACCTGTCATTGCAGCCAATCCGATAAAAGAACCAATTTCGATCATGTCGGGCAACATACGGTGTGAAGTACCGCCAAGACGTTCTACACCTTCAATGGTCAACAAATTAGATCCAATACCGGATATTTTTGCTCCCATGCGGTTTAGCATCTTACATAATTGCTGTAAATAAGGCTCACAAGCCGCGTTGTATATTGTTGTTGTGCCTTTAGCCAATACGGCAGCCATTACAATGTTGGCAGTACCGGTCACTGAGGCCTCGTCCAATAAGATATAGCTTCCTTTAAGCTCTGTTGCATCAACATTAAAAAAATGATTGGTAGGATCGTAAATAAATTTGGCCCCCAGTTTTTCAAAGCCCAAAAAATGTGTATCCAATCGTCTACGGCCAATTTTATCGCCCCCCGGTTTTGGGATAGCTGCTTTGCCGAATCGAGCCAACAAAGGTCCAACAATCATAATTGAGCCCCGCAACCCCCCTCCTTTTTCTTTAAATTCGGGTGATTGAAAATAGTCTATATTTATATCTTTAGCTTCAAAAACATAGGTATCCTTATCAATGCGATTGATTTTAACACCTAGCGCTCCTAACAGATCGATCAGCTTATTGACATCTTTAATATCTGGGATATTACTGATGGTCATGGGTTCTTCTGTCAGCAAAACTGCTGAAAGAATCTGTAAGGCCTCATTTTTTGCTCCTTGAGGAATAATCTCTCCCTTTAACGGTTTTCCACCGATTATTTCAAATGCGTTCATTTATTCTATAAGTGATATCTTCTTAATACATACTCTCCGCTTGTATTTCCCTTGGGTATTTGGTTTTATTGTTGCGTAAAACACCGAATTTTTTAAAAAAAGCAGGCAATTGTAAAGAAATCTGTTAATCACTTCGCAATTGCCTGCTTCTTTGAACAATTTTAAGAACTAGCCTCGTTTGTTATTATAGTTACCCTGTGGCTTTCTGTTTCTGTTATTATTACTTCCGTAACTATTGTTATTGTTACTTCCGTAGCTATTACTGTTGCTTCCGTAGTTGTTGCGTTTGGTATTATTGTTATTGTTGTTTGCCATACGGGGCTTACCACCACCTTTCGACTGATGACCGGAATTATTGTTATTGTTGTTGTTATTATTTCCGCCCGAATTACTGTTGGCCGGACCTTTAACACGATTTCCCGGAGGCGGCGTTTTAAAGTCAAGTTTCGTCAAAACAGTACCTTCTGGTAAGCTCAATTGATAACCTGACAGCTCTTTGAGATCCTGAATGATCAATTCATCCGAAACGGAATCTTTATTCCAGGTCAGGTAAGCCATTTTCATAAAATTGGCAATACCGATAACCATCTGCTCCCTTTTGGCTTCGTCATTAGCCAATAGCGCCTTCTCAATCATTTTCTCTACGGTAAAACCGTAATGCTTGAATCGGATGGAATGCTGTGGATAGCCGAGGTGCTCCACTTCGTGTTTCACGCTTTTGGCAGTAGCAATTGGATAAGGCGAGTCGATATCCAATTTAAAATCAGAAATAATCTGCAGGTGGTCCCACAGCTTATGTTTGAAATCAGACACATCTCGAAGATGTGGGTTTAACACCCCCATCATATCGATTACAATTTGTGCGTGTTTATTTCTTTCTTCCTTTGTGGGTAAAGTACAGATGTAATCTACCATATTTTGCACATTGCGACCATATTCTGCAAGGATCAATTTTGGTCTAGTGCTGTTGTAGTCAAAGTTCATATAGCTAATATAAGTACCTAAGTAAACGATCAAGATGTCGTTTTGGTATTTTATTATTGAATTATTCTAAGTTTTGCAAATTTAAGCAACAATTGTTTCTGTCCCAACTCTTTAAAGAAAATAGTTGCTTTAATATCTCCTTTATTTCCTTCGAGATTAACAACTTTCCCAAATCCGAAGCGTTCGTGTTCAACTTCCATGCCGACTTGAAGGTTTGATGTATCTGAAGGAGCAAAACCCGCAGTAGGTTTGTGGGCTTTTGGCAGTATTGACGTCGTTTTCACCATCGGCTTAGGCTTAGGTTTAGAAAATGTGTCATCACTGTCCTTTTGTTGCCATGCAATTCGTTCGCCTTGAAAACTTCCGGCTGAGGCAGAAGTTTGTCGTGGTTTAAAATCCAATGCTAGACATGCCGGATTTAATTCATCCAAGAAGCGACTGGGTTCGCAATTATTGAGCGTTCCCCAACGATATCGCGAAGTAGCATACGAAAGTAGTAATTTTTTTTCAGCTCTAGTCACAGCGACATAAAAAAGTCTTCGTTCTTCCTCCAATTCCGACCTGGAATTTAAAGATAACTGCGACGGAAATAAGTTTTCTTCCAAACCAACGATAAAAACAATCGGAAACTCCAGTCCTTTCGAAGAGTGGATGGTCATTAAGGATACGGTATCAGCGTTTGGATCTTTATCATTATCGTCGTTTGTCAACAGAGCGATATCTTGCATGTATACGTCCAGTCCACGCTCTTCAATGTCCTCTCGCTCCGAAAATTCCTTAATACCATTAAGAAGTTCCTGGATATTTTCGTAGCGTGCCAATCCTTCTACGGACTTATCTTCATACAATTCTTTTAGAATACCACAGTGCTGAGCAATGTGCATGGCCGTATCAAAGGCGTTATTATTTTTGGCCAGGGCTTGAAAACTCTGTATCATCTGTGCAAAACCACCAACAGAGGTTGCACTACGTCCATCAAGAAACTGAGCTGCATTGGCAACAACATCCCAAATGCGGTATTGATTCTGATCTGCGGCGATCATAATCTTCTCGATTGTTGTATCCCCTATCCCTCTGCGCGGGTAATTGATAACGCGCTTTAACGCTTCCTCATCGTTTGGATTGAAGGTAAGCCTAAAATACGCGATTAGATCTTTAATTTCTTTCCGTTGATAGAAAGAAGTACCACCATATATTTTATAGGGAATATTAATTTTGCGTAAGGCCTCCTCCATTGCCCTGGATTGGGCGTTGGTA encodes the following:
- a CDS encoding class I SAM-dependent methyltransferase codes for the protein MDRNSIDRFTDRVVDYEKFRPNYPKEIIQVLKEQIGLHKQWLVADIGSGTGLSTQLFLENGNNVFAVEPNREMRESMLHHFKTYRNLIAVNATAEDTTIESGCVDLIFAGQSFHWFDQQACRKEFDRILAENGHMVIVWNRRDPADAFQQEYEQFLRSHIPSYQPVSHKNISDDDLKHFFGPRAMKKVTLPNQQIFDLRSFLGRVRSSSYFPKEQDKNKTLYDDLRILFDKYAISDRIIFKYITEIYIS
- the radC gene encoding DNA repair protein RadC, whose product is MSNSYKLVIRDWAEADRPREKLLKQGRRALTDAELLAILIGSGSKNESAVELCRRILADANNSLQTLSTMDVAELSRYRGIGEAKAISILAALELARRKNELPAEERKQVASSRYVYTLMKPILQDLPHEEFWAMYLNTAYKILDKQLIGRGGNDFTPVDVRIILRTAISLKAHAIILIHNHPSGTLYPSNADKILTQKIVEASKIMDIRVADHLIFTDNGYYSFKDEGIID
- a CDS encoding peptidylprolyl isomerase encodes the protein MSKAIIKTEKGDMTVEFYTADAPNTVANFIKLAKSGYYDGLAFHRVIPDFVIQGGCPNSREGAAGTPGTGGPGYKIDCELTGENQYHDRGVLSMAHAGRNTGGSQFFICHSRNNTAHLDRNHTCFGKVIENVDIVDDIRQGDRILSIEVIED
- a CDS encoding DUF5606 domain-containing protein; translation: MNLRALVSVTGKPGLFKLVGQNKGGFILETLDQAKIKTVVSLSSTKMATLEDITIYGEEEEIRLLNIFETIKEKGIALPDTKSDGETLRNFFREVAPGHDESRVYSSDIKKVITWYNIIKEFPLFEEEAPAPLM
- the murA gene encoding UDP-N-acetylglucosamine 1-carboxyvinyltransferase encodes the protein MNAFEIIGGKPLKGEIIPQGAKNEALQILSAVLLTEEPMTISNIPDIKDVNKLIDLLGALGVKINRIDKDTYVFEAKDINIDYFQSPEFKEKGGGLRGSIMIVGPLLARFGKAAIPKPGGDKIGRRRLDTHFLGFEKLGAKFIYDPTNHFFNVDATELKGSYILLDEASVTGTANIVMAAVLAKGTTTIYNAACEPYLQQLCKMLNRMGAKISGIGSNLLTIEGVERLGGTSHRMLPDMIEIGSFIGLAAMTGSEITIKDVCFEELGVIPSVFSRLGIKFELRGDDIFIPAQDSYEIDTFIDGSILTISDAPWPGFTPDLLSIVLVVATQAKGNVLIHQKMFESRLFFVDKLIDMGAQIILCDPHRATVIGLNKSHHLRGIEMTSPDIRAGVSLLIAALSAKGKSVIHNIEQIERGYQDIEERLRKLGADIKRIDAEPKGH
- a CDS encoding DUF4290 domain-containing protein — encoded protein: MNFDYNSTRPKLILAEYGRNVQNMVDYICTLPTKEERNKHAQIVIDMMGVLNPHLRDVSDFKHKLWDHLQIISDFKLDIDSPYPIATAKSVKHEVEHLGYPQHSIRFKHYGFTVEKMIEKALLANDEAKREQMVIGIANFMKMAYLTWNKDSVSDELIIQDLKELSGYQLSLPEGTVLTKLDFKTPPPGNRVKGPANSNSGGNNNNNNNNNSGHQSKGGGKPRMANNNNNNTKRNNYGSNSNSYGSNNNNSYGSNNNRNRKPQGNYNNKRG
- a CDS encoding ATP-dependent helicase gives rise to the protein MDYLAGLNPSQRGAVEQTEGPVMIVAGAGSGKTRVITYRVAHLIRKGVDPFNILVLTFTNKAAKEMRARIVSVVGSEAKNIWMGTFHSVFAKILRVEAELIGYPRNFTIYDTDDTKSLLRAILKEMNLDDKLYNVNHVYGRISQAKNNLISPQEYNKNEAILAEDISNGRGQLGQIYMTYAQRCYRAGAMDFDDLLFKTNVLLNKHPEVLHKYQHQFRYLMVDEYQDTNFSQYLIVKRLAAVNENICVVGDDAQSIYAFRGANIQNILNFQKDYPDVKIFKLEQNYRSTKMIVNAANSVIANNQNQLEKNVFSDNEEGEKIRVSRAFSDNEEGKIVADQIIEEKSLKGLNFKDFAILYRTNAQSRAMEEALRKINIPYKIYGGTSFYQRKEIKDLIAYFRLTFNPNDEEALKRVINYPRRGIGDTTIEKIMIAADQNQYRIWDVVANAAQFLDGRSATSVGGFAQMIQSFQALAKNNNAFDTAMHIAQHCGILKELYEDKSVEGLARYENIQELLNGIKEFSEREDIEERGLDVYMQDIALLTNDDNDKDPNADTVSLMTIHSSKGLEFPIVFIVGLEENLFPSQLSLNSRSELEEERRLFYVAVTRAEKKLLLSYATSRYRWGTLNNCEPSRFLDELNPACLALDFKPRQTSASAGSFQGERIAWQQKDSDDTFSKPKPKPMVKTTSILPKAHKPTAGFAPSDTSNLQVGMEVEHERFGFGKVVNLEGNKGDIKATIFFKELGQKQLLLKFAKLRIIQ